A stretch of DNA from Mucilaginibacter daejeonensis:
TGTGTCAGATAGTATCCCTGGTACGCTAAAACATGGTAAAATGATAGCACTTCCTCAGGCAAAAAGCGGCATTAAAAGTGTTACAGCGATGTAACAGAATTCCCCAACTTTCCCCACTTTTTAGTGTTACAAAATTCGTAAAAACCCAACTTTTTCAAGAAAAATCGACATTTTTCAGAAATGTAACAGCATATGTAACACTTTATAACGCAAATGTAACACCTGAAACATGCGGATGGGCCCGGCCGGTAAAACCAGAAGCGCTGATCAGCGCAATTTTTGCAAAATTGATGATCAATAAAAAGGGCCAACTGATCAAGATCAGCTGGCCCGGATATACAAATTGTGCAGAGTCTGTTAATAGAAATCGTAGCAACGTTTAGCACCCTGAAATTTGGAAGGTGTATTGCGCGATGGGAGAGTGGTCTCATATCCTAAGCTACCCTCGCTGCTGCCGCTGGTATTGCTGTAGTTAAGCTTGGAGGTCGGTGCATCATGACTAAGGCCGAAGCGTAGTTTCTCATGTCCTTCGCGGTTGATCGGCAGGTCAAATATGAATGACAGTACGAATGAGCTTGGTCCGGCCTGACCGCCGCTGCGGTACCATAGACCGGCATTCACACTACGGCGTTTGTATTGAGCACCAGCACTTACCGATGATGATGTGCCCTGCTTGTAATACACCACCGAAGGGATGAAGTATGATTTTTCATCATCGTCCATGTTGTCATACGGGTTCAGGTCCATACGGTAGCTCAGGTGACCGGTGGCACGCATAGGCATTTTTTGAGGCGAGCCGCTAAATGATTCGTTAGGACGGTTGATGTGCTGCAGGGCACCACCCGCCATAAAGTTGCCGGCCACCAGGTTGATACCCGCACCGGAGTCAAAGTAGTAACGGTTGCTCAGGGCACCCAGGTCGGCCGCAGAGGTCGAGCCGGGGATATAACCTAAACGCGGGTCCAACTGATCACCGAACACCAGCTTGCTGCGGTCGATGCTGCGGTTCCCTATACCAGCCTGTAAACCAAATGATAACACATAATTATCTCCACCCACGCTGTATGAATAGATACCTGCCAGGTTGTTGCGAAGGTAGTACGCCGTACCTTCGTTGGCACGTGTGAACATCAGACCTATACCACCTCCAAATTGCGGTACGTTGTAATCGATAGAGGCGGTCATGTAACGTAACGTTCCTGGTAACGATGACCACTGATTACGGTAGATCATATTGATCCGTAGGTCGCCCTCGAACTGCCCGTTCAAGGCAGGGTTAAGATACACCGGTGAATTAAAAAATTGCGAATACTGGTGATCCTGAGCCCTGGTGATCATGCTTGCCAGTAACATCACGGCGGCCAATAAATAGTTCTTCATGCTGTCCATCTTCCTCATCTGTCTCTTCTTACTATCTTATCAGGTGTATGGCTCCCGTGCGTCGAGGCACTGATGATCCGTACGTCATTCCTTTCCAGTCGCCACCGTTAATGTACTTGGCCTCTATTTGCCATATATACACGCCCTGAGGTAATGGTGCGCCTCTGAATGTTCCGTCCCATCCGTCAGCAGGTTCACCGCGCTCTGTCAGCTTATCGGTCTCCCAAACCATTTGCCCATAGTTGTTAAATATGCGCATGTGCCATTCCTTCAAACCTGATCCCTTGGCCATGAACGTTCTGAGTTCATTGTTAAGGCTGCCTGGTGTAAAGGCATTAGGTACAAATAGTTGTCCTGGTGTGCCTGTTATACGGACGTAGTGAACTTTAGTTGTGCCGCAATAAGCATTTGTTGTAGTTAAAGTGACCTTATATAAGCCGGTATCAGCATATGTGTGATCAGGGTTCTGTTGAGTAGATGTGCCGCCATCACCAAAGTTCCATTTCCAGCTTTTAGCGCCGTTGGTGCTAAGGTCCTGGAACGAGAACTGGTAGTTCGGATAAGTTTGCACACTATCAGGCCTTGCCCTGAACTCCGTGATCGAGGGAGACTGCACGGTCACGGTACGGGTCACGGTCTCGGTACAGCCCGTGGTACGATTGGTCACGGTCAGCTTCACGGTATAAGGTGATGCCGTGTGATCGTAGGTGTGTGCCGGAGGTGTACGCAATGTTGACGTGTTAGGGTTCTCAGGCGTAGCTTTAGGGTCACCAAAATCCCAGGTATACATCAGGTCATCCAACGAGGAACCGGCCGGAGCAGGAGTATTATTCACAAAATTGACGGTCAAAGTGGTACAGCCTACGCCGTTGTCAAAAGTGAAAGCAGGCTTAGGTCTTTCCGACACGATGATGGTCAAACCTTGCGAGGCCACGTTCTGCGCACAATCATTGCTCGCGAACAACACCACCTGGTAGGTGCCAGGCTTGGTGAAGGTGTGCATCAAATCATCAGTATTGGTCGTGGTCGTATTGGCTGTCTCATCACCCCAGTCGATGCGGTAGGTCACGCCACCCTGGCTGGTGTTCTTAAAGTTCACGGTATGCGGTGCACAACCAAAACGTTCGCCTGCGGTACGTACACTAATGCCCGAGAACAACGTACGTGGAGTTACCTGGATTGGCACTGAAGCACTACGGCCAACGCCGCAGGTGGTCTGCGCTTCCATATACACATTAAAGTTACCCTCGTTAGGCAGAGTAATGGTCTGCTGGGTCTTATTGGTGACGGTGATCGGAGCTACGGCCTCACTACCGGTGGCATCGATCACGTGGTAAACATATTTGTCATTGGTTCCGGGCGATATATTGTCGATCACCAAAGCGAATGGGGCACAACCCGTAACGCTCTTAGGCGCTATGCGGGCGATCGGCACAGCTGGTTTGATCAGTACAGTACTGGTCATCTCGGTAACGCTACAAGGTGTGGTAGCCACCAGCTTTATCTCGTAAATGCGGTCCTTGCCATCGGTACCAGCGGCAAAGGTCACCGGGTCGGGCTGGGCCTTGGTAGAGGTGATGCCGTTACCGAAATCCCACAGGTAAGTACCTGCGGTAAGCGGGGTGCTGGTATTGGTGAAGTTCACCGCTACGGTACCACAGTTCTGTG
This window harbors:
- a CDS encoding PorP/SprF family type IX secretion system membrane protein; amino-acid sequence: MRKMDSMKNYLLAAVMLLASMITRAQDHQYSQFFNSPVYLNPALNGQFEGDLRINMIYRNQWSSLPGTLRYMTASIDYNVPQFGGGIGLMFTRANEGTAYYLRNNLAGIYSYSVGGDNYVLSFGLQAGIGNRSIDRSKLVFGDQLDPRLGYIPGSTSAADLGALSNRYYFDSGAGINLVAGNFMAGGALQHINRPNESFSGSPQKMPMRATGHLSYRMDLNPYDNMDDDEKSYFIPSVVYYKQGTSSSVSAGAQYKRRSVNAGLWYRSGGQAGPSSFVLSFIFDLPINREGHEKLRFGLSHDAPTSKLNYSNTSGSSEGSLGYETTLPSRNTPSKFQGAKRCYDFY